The stretch of DNA GCTGTCGGGAACGTGTGAGCAGAATAGCTGGACGTCAGTGAAGCTCACAGCAGTTCTGGGTTTTCTTCACTGCACCATCAATCCTGTGATCTACATCAGCCTCTCTGGGAAATTTCGCTCCTGGGTGTTTACCATCCTAAAAAGCCACAGCTGTGTACTGGACACTGGGGACATTTCCCTGTGGTATACAGAAGATGTGGACAACAAAGGTCCATCTGAAGACACAAGTTCACTGCAGACAATGAATCACGTTAAAAAATGTACCGAAAATCAGACGGTTGTGACAGAAGTGCTTTGATCAGGATACAGACTGAAGGGTTTTTGGGACTGAGACCTGAACTGTGAGTCTTAATTTGATAATTTATGGAAACCTTACACTAAAGATGTTCTAGTGTGTCCATGAACTCATGTGAGATGAGAAGAGACTGATCGTTATGCTATTTTTTTGCactttaaaacaaaaaaagaaatgcTAGAGTAGAAGAACATGCTTCTGTTCTACTAATATGTTTTAATACATACAACACTTGGTATCTATCGATTTGTAATGGTTTGTTGTAAACTTGGGGGAATAGGGGAAGGTGCAGGGAACATGTCTGCAATGTCAACATCATAGGTATGATGTGTTTTCTGTGACAAATGTAAGTGAGTCAGGATCATTTGATCCCTCCGATCTCAGTGTTGTCCAGTATTGCGTAAGTACTGCTTTCGTTTTGTACTCTAGTGCCTCATTTTGTACTGTAATGGGATTTCCCATGTTCATGAGCAGCTTTTTAAAAGACATGTATTAATGTTGGAAATCACACaggcttaaaaaaaaattttttggcTAACTGCAGAATACACAGTAGGCAAATATAGGCAGTCACCTGCCTCCCATGAGCCATGTGGTAAATACTAATGAGATCTATCTGTCTTGTTAATGTTAAAGAACATATTTTAAATACATATGATTTATATATTTGTTCAGCTTCCTTCTATCGGTTACAGCATCGTCCCTAATTATGGTTGTAATGGTATGTTCTATGTTTTGATATAATGACACCACTATGTGAAAGCAAGCACACAAGCAGTAGCATCAGGATAGAATGCGTACATAATGCTAGTGCTAATGTCCATACAGATAATGGGCATTCCATACTCCGTTAAAGTGAGTCACCTATTGGAACCAAATGGAAAAGTCCGGAAATAAAGTAAGACATTTTTAGGAGTTAGGCTGTAAGGAGGTTTTGACAGTACCTAATGGGTCATTGTCCCTTGATTTAGTTTCTTTTCACTCCATTAGCTCATTACTCAGCACTGAtgctaataaataaacaaatgctAATCAAGCCTGCACTATAGAACAAGGACTAATTTACTAGAACAATGTATTCAATAGTATATTTTGATGACCTAGCATAGCATATGACCTTTTTGTAAGGTTTTCACACATTAGTTCCTGAATACATTTTCTTTCAAACCATGTGTTTGCAATGACTCAGCTGAAACATGAAAAGAAAGAGCTAGTAGAGATGATCTGAGATGTGCATTATACTTTGAACAAATGACAAATTGTGAACTTTAACACTGTTTTCCCTCCATGCAGTGAACTGTAATGCTTTAGGCCTTTTTCATTTATGAAAGTATCACAACATACTGTTGTGTGAACACAGAAAATACCTAATTGTTTTTCACATTCTGTGGCTGCATGTGTAGGTacctgtgtgtttgcgtgtgatTTATTTTAAGCAATAGACTTGTCAACTGCTGTTGTAAGTTTGTCTTGTGTTCTGAATCATGTGTTCACTACTCTTGCATTACATTGTCTCCAAAAGTAGCACAAACCAGAAAAGTTCCGGCAACGGTCATATCTGCAATGATCTTGTCTGTCCAATTTCAGTTTGTATTGCATCATATCGAATTGTATCCTAAAACATATAGGCTATGTGTATTGGAAACTTATGTTGTATATTATgttgtattttatttcatttctctACTTTATTATGTGTGTGGATATCAGTATTGATTATGATTCCTTTTTTATACCTACAGTACAGGCCAAAGTTTTGGACACACCTCCTCGTTCAATGGGTTTTCTTTCATTGAAAGAGTTCCAAGAGTGTACAAAGCAGTAATCAGAGTAATGGGTGGATATTTTGAAGAAACTAAGActataaaacatgttttcagttatttcaccttttttttgttaagtacATAACTCCACATGCGTTCATTCATAGTTGTGATGCCTTCTGTGAATCTACGATGTAAATGTCatcaaaataaagaaaacagattaaatgagaaggtgtgtccaaaccttTTGCCTGTACTGTATTCTATAAAGACCTTATAGATTCATAAAACACGTAAacatatattattaaatatAGGTCCTCCAAAGAGAGAGGGTTGGCcaaggcaaaaaaaaataaCTGGGAATAAAGTTAGTaagaaaatgtgtaaaaaagtTAGTAAAAAAACCTTTTTGCTATCATTGTACATAAACAGTACATGTACATTTCTTGTTAAACACCACTTCAGACTTTCTGTCAAGTCTGTTGGTGTCAAGCCAATAGCATAGCTTAGAACTGCAGCGTGGTCACTAGCAAGTTTAGGAACCACAGAAATAGCAGTTAACtccactgccccctggtggcttcATTAGAAATAGCTATTTTAAAAGATTTACCTTCATAGGTGGTTATATTTTACAAAGTTATTTGCgtattaaataattaaataaaatattatataatagGCTTATGGtcaataaaaataatgaattgatataacaacaaaaaaaaacacctggTTCTCATGACCTGCTGCTCACAATACTGTGATCTGTGGATCTTGGCAGATGTCTGTCAGATATGAGCAGGCAGAGGGAGAGCTGAAGAAAATGTCTAAAAATAAATACGTTTAAACCTAAATTAAAATTTGGGCCATTGTCAATTTATCACGAGTTCCTGTGCACAAAACAGccatttttttcacattcagaATGTTGTCATGTGTGATTATTTGTTTATACAATTCCAGGTAAGCAGGTTATTTCTTCTCAGGATTATGTGAACACTAGCCTTTGACAAGTCAGGAAAGCTATGTCACTGAAAATATTTCTAAGCCCATTTcagtgatttttttaaatataaaaatgatCATGACTAACACTATTAATGACATATACACAAGACATGTTGCCGCACACCAATATTAGCAGCACACCAGAGCCACAACTGGAAGCAAGAAGCCCACCTTGAGTCAGAGCAGACCAGACATAGTCTCCAACCTACAGAGTGTTGCTCTGGAAACAAATGGTTTTACATTCCTGCTATGAAACCTACTTGCAGCTACATCCAGTGAGGAGCAAAAATACAGAAAAAGAAGACTGAACAACAAGCTGATTTGGCCCAGCCATGCCACACTGTGAGAGCACGTCTGGATGGCATGCACCACGAACAGAGACTGACTGAAGCGGCTGTAAAGTCGTTAAGTAAAATACCATGTAATGTGCAATTTGATGTTTTGGGAATCTCCTGTTAAATGTTTGTGTTTGGCGCCACTTCGTGGCTGTTCAGTCACATTGCAGCATCATCTCTATAACGTAATCCTGGGAAATTCATGGAAAAAGTAGTCTTGAGTACATATAGACGTGTCTATCCTACAACTGTGCAAGTATTACACCAAAATCTGTGACCACCGAATTTTGTGACCGCAGAGATCATTGTTGCCCATGTCCTACATGTGTGTTGTCGAGAAATAAGACAGTGTTGTCACTTATTCTGATAACTGCGCATACAGATGCATGtcaataaattagaatatcatgaaaaagttcatttatttcagtaattcaatacaaaaagtaAACCGCATATATGGATtcatttatttctgttaatgttcATTTGCTTATGTTAATGCAAGCTaatgaaaacccaaaatcatTACCTCAGaaattttttatattatataagaccaactgaaaaaaacatttttaattcagaaatgttggcCTACTGAAAAGTATGTACAGAAAATGCACTCAATACTTGGTCATGGCTCCTTTTGCATGAATTACTGCATCAATGCGATGTGGCATGGAGGcgatcagcctgtggcactgctgaggtgttatgaAAGCCCAGGTTGCTTTGTTAGCAGCCTTCAGCTCATCTGCAttgttgggtctggtgtctctcatcttcctcttgacaATACCCTGTAGACCAGGGATTGGTACTTTTGGCAGTGTGGACACGTGCCAAGTCCTGCTGGAAATCAAAAAAGtaaattttgcatttcatttggaaatcaaggtcccagagtctggaggaagagaggagaggcacACAGTCCAAGCTGCTTGAGGTCTAGTGTGAAGTTTCCacaatcagtgatggtttggggagcCATGTCATCTGCTGTTCCACTTCAAAATGTCAGGCCTGCCCTCAAGACGGGACCAGTTATCTATAAAACCCACAGCTTTCtcagcaccatttagacatttAGACAGTTAAGCGCCCATGACCTGCTGTAGGTTTCGTATGGGGCCGGAGCTTATTACAGCATCTGACATCGTTCCTGCTAgctcacacacctctttaacattatccttaGTATTTTGTGACGGTATTAACCCCACATCATTAGTGTCAATGTGTAAGACAATCTTGGAGTATTTGCCAGCATCTTTAAGTTAAAGCTGCGAATCTCCTATAACCAGAGCTCTTTTGACAGGTTGTTCAGCTGATATATCGCTGAGTGCCGCCGAGATGTCACCTATTCGTCCCACTGCCAAAGCTCTAATGctggggctgggggggggggggggggggtcgctaACTATAACTGTGGCATTCATTTACAGAATGGAAAGGACCCTGGATAACAGTTGATTCACTTACATCAGGCAAAAACACCTGCAGCTGAACCACAATCATGCCCCTCCTCCAgctacccctcacacacctcccctcagtGACGGTGCTTACCCGCCGCCCCTTTACCTACCATATGTCCCTAAACTTAATTTTGACATGAACTTCccaatttgtatatatatatacacacacatatatatatatatatatatatatatatatatatatatatatatatatatatatatatatatatatatatacactatatatatcCTGTCATACCATATTTGCACTTTATACTGCTAAAAAGCAATACTGCTGCTGCTACAGCTTCAGTCCAACTGTACTGCACACTGCTCTTCTGTGTATTATTTTATAGTACATATATCTATTGTATAGATATCTATTGTATCTATATCCTAAATGTATATCCTATTTATTCACTACCTGCTCATGTACTTATTGCACTTTCTGCTCATTTGCATTACTGGTTAGATactaaactgcatttcattgtcCAGTACCTGTACTATGGCAATGACAATAAAattgaatctaatctaatctaatatgCAACAACAGTTTGAACACTTGCAGCTCAGAGTGGATGGAGTGAAAAGGCCCTAAAGACTGTACTTTAGAGTATCAATGCCACTAAAATCAGAATTAGCTTGTAAAAATAATCAAACTGCCATTTCAGAGTTCATCAGAATGTCCATTCATTTACACAACTTTTTAAATTCGTACTTCAACACCTTGCACTACGGGTGCTAGTTTGTGTTCAGAATAAACGCTAGGAGTTAGAACCAATGGAAGTTGCAAGCGCCCATTTGGCACTAGAGGAAAGAAATAAGAAATATCATGAAGGAATATGTTTATATTGCAGCAACTCAGAGCATTACATGAGCACCTGTCCCGAAAGCTCCAAGACACAAACTATGGCGAGTCTCTCAGATGAACACTTATCCGTGTTATAGTGAATTTACATTGGGCTAAATGTTGTTTCTGTTTGAGCCTTAATTAGTTCTGTAGCATTTGGAAATGTTATTGGTGAGAGTAATGTCCTGCCTCAACACCTTGTCAAGGTTGACAGtaaaatacactatattgccaaaagtatttgctcatcTTCCATGATTTACatatcaatcaaaatgtatttatatagtgctttacAAGTGTgttgagtccaagcccccagtgagcaagccaagggtgacagtggcaaggaaaaaactccctaagagcatgaggaaaaCACCTTGAGATGAACCAAGACTCAGTGTGGGAATCCCACCTCCTCTGGCCAatgccggtcaccatgacaacagtaattagagatacataaacaaattaGTAATGGGAATGATGAataattctcatctttgtgtgtatttatatacgtgTTTTCTACGTAATTCTTAAGAGTCCTAGGGTTTTTGCTGGTCATGGCCATGGAGATACAGTCGTAGCAGCGGAGAATTTGGGTGTTGAGAGGATCCAGGGCAGTgtgttgatccttcatcctaGCTGGTTaagcaggaggtggctggcccagggtggatTGATTATGGGATATTGGGAAAGGCTTATCTCTCCATGTCTCAGTATTTCTTGAGTAGGAATGCAGCCATTGGGAAAAGGAAAAGAGGGACAAGTAGCTCTGTATGGGATTATATGTGGGACAGAGGgaatttaaacatttctggagtgtgacagcaactccggcaattaaattattacatCCTAACTAAATGAGCAGAACAGGAAGATAATAGAATGAGGAGcatcctgagacattggcatccatccacctACACTGTCAACAAATTTGAGTGGCCATGTGAAGTGACAGGATGATAGCACCAGTGCCctagtttaccataaaacccttcgcctatgaacccctggatctgtacctttatctaagggggcacattaattaccaaacgctaaactaaataagtaagttttttttttcgcctgcTTCTGTAAATAATCCTTCCAAATCAACCATAGTACCCAAATGACAAACAAATAATGACAATATAATCATTATTTGGTATGAATGAATGTCACGGAGGAGCCGTGACGCTTACGCcaatcacacactcatacgcccAGTCATTCACGCAAGCACACGGGCGCAGAGGCAGCTATCTGCTATCTGCTATTTTTAAAACTCTAGCTGACCTACTGTGTGAGTAGCACTGCATTTACACTCCCGTTTGCTGTCTCTGTTtgagactggtggtagcgctcacctcgtcttctccgaacaagctgttttccagatgtcccaaacaatcggaaaggggattcatctgagaaaatgactttaccccagtcctcagcagtccactccctgtaccttttgcagaatatcagtctgtctctgatgttttttctggagagaagtggcttctttgctgccctccttgagacccggccttgctccaagaatctccgcctcacagtgcatgcagatgcactcacacctgcctgctgccattcctgagcaagctctgcactactggtagcccgatcccgcagctgaaacacttttaagagacggtcctggtgcttgctggtctttcttgggcgccctggagcttttAGGCATCAATGGAACCtctgtttctttagagatagccatggttaacagaagagaaacaatgatgccaagcactaGCCTccaagtgtccagtggtgtcattcttacttaaggGACTGGTCCATTCTATATTATTAGGGCAGgcgtactcaaatagaaatgatgaggggccacattttttttttcaatgacTGAAGGGGCCTatccgggggtgggggggtacgTATTTGGGCATCTGCGATCTGTTTATTGTTGCCATGGAGGCAATCCCCAGCCTTGtcttgagattttttttttcaatgacTGAAGGGGCCTatccgggggtgggggggtatgtATTTGGGCATCTGCGATCTGTTTATTGTTGCCATGGAGGCAATCCCCAGCCTTGTTATTTCAAAATAACAGCGGATAGcacgattgaaaaaaaaatcatttaaacttttcaaaacaactcgcgggccagaaatagatggcctatttgagtatgggggtaTTAGGGGGTCGGTGCGCTCTGGACGGCACAGACTATTTTAGCGGGGGTGTTTTACTGAGTTTGgggaaaatgtattttataaagTGTAGTGGGGATTTTTGTTTAGTGAAAATTATTTTGGgtgtttatgtattttgtgtttattcttttctgttatttttcatttagaatgttggtatttagttgattgatttatttgtgcaaatGGGCCCATCTGTAGGGAGGGGCTACAGGTATAGAAGCCCAGGAGAGGCTCCAGAACAGGAGTTGAGGGGTAGACGTTGTGGCATACAGTACTGTGAATTGGGCTATTTAGAAGTGATGTTCAGGATCATTCATCTTTATTTAGCCTGGCAAGCTTGAAGCCAGTTAATTTTTTGCAGTTAGGTATTTTGTTTGCTTAGTTTATGTTCTGCATTTTTTTCAACTTTATTTTGGGGACACTGTACATACTTGCACTGTTTGAAGAAAAGTGgtcaaaaagaaaaataaaaaaataaaatgcacatTATTTTGGGGAAGTAAGCTTCATTGCATCTCTCTGTCCACTCCACCGCCGTCCGTCCTTGCAACAATGAacaaaacacttgaatgaccaCTCAGACTTTTCTGAACTTTTATTGCTGTCATAGGATTCAAATGGTGCCATTGTTTCTGTGACACGCTTTAGAGGTTGCTATGGCTTCAGTTGTCCACTAGATGTCATCATCACTGAAGCCTTGAAGCTTCAAGCTTGAAGCATGGTGGCGGGTATTGTGAATGTTGTGCTTGGTGACATTAGGAGGTTTTGGCTGTGtattgttgttgtgattgttaGAATaaaccaatatatatatatatatatatatatatatatatatatatatatatatatatatatatatatatatatatatatatatatatatatatatatatatatatatctgaaaGGGAGTctgtaatatttatatatatatatatatatatatatatatatatatatatatatatatatatatatatatatatatatatcatgttTCATGTTTGCGCTTGGTTTTTTTGTATTATGGTTTGTGCTTGTTTGTTCTTTGTGTCAAAGTATGTCTTTGCGTGTGGGTTATGTTAATATTACAGACTCCCTTTCAGATTTGACTGACTGCCTGtatgaccctgattttggaatGCTGAGTATCTTCCAGATTGCTTTTATCTTATAATAATACTGTCCATAGTACTACAGGCTTTCCCCCGTTCTCCTGGATATTTAGAAGACATTGCCCTCTCCCTGTCCATGTTGCACTGGGTATATATTTCCCTGTAGATAAACTTACTCAAGGGGAGTGGGTATGGGTGCATAATGGGAAAATGTGTCAGTTCAGTTTCAGTTAGCATGAAGTAGAGCAAGTGTGGCTGCTGCCCAGGGTCAGCACAACTATGATTGCAGAGCCAATGCTGCCCCGCTACTGccaggagagagggtgtggattAGAGATCAGTGAAGACAAGGTAGAGGTACAGACCAGCATTGAGCGCTTTAGGGGTGCATCCAACACTCCTGGATGCCCCTGAGGGGCATGCAACGACATTAGGAGATGGAAGAGGGACCCACGGAGGGGCCTCAGGATCTGGGCCAGGGTGTTCTTCCTCCTCTGCCCTCAGAGGGGGTGGACGTCCCCATCGAGGTGTCCTCTGGGGATCTGGCCTCCTAGAGCTTCTCGACCCTGATACTTCACTGTCTCCACAGAGCATTTGGATGGCGACGGGCTGATGTCACCCTGGTAGTACTCCACTGATGGCAGGGGGCTATTCCCATCGCCTAGGTAGTCCACAGTTTCCTCCGAATTCTGCTCCTGAGCGAGCTGCTATGCTCACGAGGTCTCTATAGAACCCAGCCAGCCCCTCCTCTTGCTGCGAGTGTGTTTCTCCAGGTACACTTTAATGATCTCACCTTTGCTCTTCAAGGCGGTATCTGTGACGACACGGGGGTGCACGGGGGAGAGGGCACGACCGCGCTGCCCTTTCTTCCTTACCCCGTGCTTCCCCATAGGCATCCTGTTGGGCTCATCTTTCTGTAATGCGAGGGGTAGGCAGGATGCCGAAACCAGAGTTCATTCAGAAAGTGTTTTATTACAATACAAAGGCTCCGCACTTGCGCTTAGCACAACATACATAGACAAAACAAACATGGAGCGACAAACTACATAGACACGCGACAAACTACAtagacacacattaaacaccttCAAACTTAACAACAAAACAGATGCCACACATAATGTAGACCAACCACAAGTGAGACGAATGAACACATGCACATTCATTTAAACATGAAAAGCAGCCATTTCAGGATTCAGTTTAATGAGAGTAAATAGTGTAATTCAAATTTTAAATCAGGCTTTTTAGCTTGGTCTTTCAGCAATAATTTGGGCAGTcttggtctggtggttagggaaccagtcttgtgactggagggtttgATTCTCAGGCCCCAGACCATGAGTGAAGCAATTTTGAGttaggcacctaaccccaactactccctgggcactgggctagggctgcctactactctgggcatgtgtgtacagccccctagtgatcactgcAGAtgataaatgtggaggacaaattttgattggggtgaaaatctcaattgacaaatatggcacatttacattttacatttacatattcctGTTTACCTTATATTTGaaaaattttaaatattttttgcagtcTTACTGTTTTGATGTAGAGGGGCCTAGTTCAGAATGCTTCAGAATCACTACAATTACTAGAGAACATTTATTTAGTCTGCCACTTTTAAAGTGGGCTGATTGTCATGTCTTCCTGTAAAATAAACAGTAAAATGATTAACCTACATTCATTATGAGTTTTTATTATGAACACAAACTCTGACAAAAATACAACACAATTTGTATAAAAACATtataaaattacatttacatttatatagaaTGTGTTCTTGAGAGAAGAACAATGTAAGAGACATATTTACATGTGACCATCCAGTGCTGAGACTAAATTCCTATTACTGTAAGCCTATTTTACAAAGTTATTAGGGCACAGTTTAAAGTACATTTAAAGTACCATCAAAATGCTTCACTTCTTTCTTAACACAAGGATGAACTGCTCTGATGCTAATGTTAATGCAACACGTCAATGCACGAATTTTTAATTGCAGAGGTTATTAACTTTTTTTTAGTTCCAGTGAGTTTCCAGTACTTTATCGTAGGTAGTCCAGATTTACATGAAACGGACAGAGAAATTATGTATAGAACACTGCCATCACCACTGTCTCTGAATATGTAAACCGGTGTAAATCTACGTATCTATCTAATTCATAGATGATCCAAGTGatcaagaaaatgtaaaaaaaaaaacctaaaaaacattttaagaaACATATACCCAAAATGCTTACGATGGAAAGCTATTTATTTCTACTTACTGTTGCTGgtgtaaacattttttttttgtttcgtAATAGAATTGTTATGAGAAACTGCAACATCCTCCTTTAATTTCGTGCAGTTCATATCTTTATAGAAACCAGGATAACATGGCGTGTTCCCTTAGAAattagaggtgtgtgaggtgtccaCAGAGTCTGCCCATATTGAGCTCTTGCGAGACACAGTGTCCACTCTGCCCTTCAGCCTTCTGCTCAGAGGCCTCATCATGTCCAGCAGATGGCGACGAAACTTCACCCCAACAAAGGCATAGAGGATTGGATTCAGACAGCAGTGCAGATAGCCAAGGGTTTTAGTGGACGTAAGAGCAACATCAAGAGCAGAAGTGGTCTCACATGATGTGTTAGTAACATTACTGGTGTGAATGGTGTCTACCAGCAGGGTGATGTTGAAGGGGGTCCAGCTGATGAAGAAGGCCAGCACCAGGGCCAGGATTACTCGTATGGCCCTCTGCTTCTGCACACCCTGAGAGCCCCGCTGCAGGCGTACCAGGATGCAACAGTAGCAGTAGAGCAAAACCACGGCTGGAAGCAAGAAGCCCACCACATGGTAGAGCAGGCGGGAGGGCAGACGCCACTCCTCAGGATACCACTGAACACAATCCGTTCTCTCACCTCGTCTTCCATCTTTGGAAACCTGCAGATACATCCACTCTGGGATAGAGAGCAGCAGAGAGAAGAACCAAACAGAAACGCAGCTGAGCTGGATCAGCCAAGGCTTCCTACGAGAGTACATCTGCACGGCGTGGACCACAGACAGGTAACGATCCAGGCTGATGCAGGCCAGAAGGAAGATGCCACAGTAGAAATTGATCTGTGAAAATTAAAACCATTTTTTGTGTATAAATTGACTGTCAAGTGTCCAGACAAAAGCAATACCTAAATATATCAATACAATGTTACTTAGAAACTTGGTCCCAACCCAGTGCTCCTACCATAAACAGTGCTCCGGTGATCTTGCAGAGTGGTGTGCCGAAGGTCCACCCTTCTACTGCCTCTACTGCCCACAGGGGCATCGTGAGAAGCAGCAGGGTGTCGGCCACAGTCAGGTGCAGAATAAATGTGTCCGTCACGCTCCAGCTCCGCCTCTTT from Brachyhypopomus gauderio isolate BG-103 unplaced genomic scaffold, BGAUD_0.2 sc81, whole genome shotgun sequence encodes:
- the cxcr3.1 gene encoding C-X-C chemokine receptor type 3.1, translated to MSEEGKMVFSGADLMPFNDNESYTVNYDDYDSCCGQLCVQHTSIQFNAIFIPILYSLAVIVGLLGNGLVLGVLWQKRRSWSVTDTFILHLTVADTLLLLTMPLWAVEAVEGWTFGTPLCKITGALFMINFYCGIFLLACISLDRYLSVVHAVQMYSRRKPWLIQLSCVSVWFFSLLLSIPEWMYLQVSKDGRRGERTDCVQWYPEEWRLPSRLLYHVVGFLLPAVVLLYCYCCILVRLQRGSQGVQKQRAIRVILALVLAFFISWTPFNITLLVDTIHTSNVTNTSCETTSALDVALTSTKTLGYLHCCLNPILYAFVGVKFRRHLLDMMRPLSRRLKGRVDTVSRKSSIWADSVDTSHTSNF